The following proteins come from a genomic window of Pseudomonas cichorii:
- a CDS encoding DUF934 domain-containing protein codes for MQRIIKNNEVIDETWHMLPKETTFDSLSNCDDLIVPLALWREHGHALKARDGGLGVWLDSDEEAEEIGEHVDQFQVIALNFPAFTDGRSYSNARLLRDRYGYKGELRAIGDVLRDQLFYLRRCGFDAFAVRADKDPYDALEGLKDFSVTYQAATDEPLPLFRRR; via the coding sequence ATGCAGCGAATCATTAAGAACAACGAAGTCATCGACGAAACCTGGCACATGCTGCCCAAGGAAACGACCTTTGACAGCCTGTCCAACTGCGATGACCTGATCGTCCCGCTGGCGTTGTGGCGCGAACATGGCCATGCACTCAAGGCTCGCGATGGCGGCCTGGGCGTATGGCTGGACAGCGATGAAGAAGCAGAGGAAATCGGCGAGCACGTCGACCAGTTTCAGGTCATTGCCCTGAACTTCCCGGCGTTCACCGATGGCCGTAGCTACTCCAATGCACGCCTGCTGCGTGATCGCTATGGCTACAAGGGCGAATTGCGGGCAATTGGCGATGTATTGCGCGACCAGTTGTTCTACCTGCGTCGCTGCGGCTTCGATGCTTTCGCCGTCCGCGCCGATAAAGACCCTTACGATGCCCTCGAAGGTCTCAAGGACTTCTCGGTAACCTACCAGGCTGCAACCGACGAGCCTCTGCCGCTGTTCCGTCGTCGCTGA
- a CDS encoding nitrite/sulfite reductase, with the protein MYVYDEYDQRIIEDRVKQFRDQTRRYLAGELSEEEFRPLRLQNGLYVQRFAPMLRVAVPYGQLTSRQTRMMAKIARDYDKGYAHISTRQNVQFNWPALEDVPDILAELATVQMHAIQTSGNCLRNVTTDQFAGVAADEVIDPRPWCEIVRQWTTFHPEFAYLPRKFKIAINGSKSDRAAIEVHDIGLEPVYNAAGELGFRVLVGGGLGRTPVVGAFINEFLPWQDLLSYLDAILRVYNRYGRRDNKYKARIKILVKALTPEVFAQKVDAEMAHLRGGQTTLTEAEVQRVAKHFVDPQYKALSDQHDELAALDAQHPGFARWRTRNVLAHKKPGYVAVTLSLKPTGVAPGDLTDKQLDAVADLADRYSFGQLRTSHEQNIILADVEQSELFTLWNELREGGFATPNIGLLTDIICCPGGDFCSLANAKSIPIAESIQRRFDDLDYLFDIGELDLNISGCMNACGHHHVGHIGILGVDKKGEEFYQVSLGGSASRDASLGKILGPSFAQDVMPDVIEKLIDVYVEKRTEDERFIDTYQRIGIDPFKERVYAANH; encoded by the coding sequence ATGTACGTATACGACGAGTACGATCAGCGGATCATCGAGGACCGCGTCAAGCAGTTCCGTGACCAGACCCGACGCTATCTGGCGGGCGAACTGAGCGAAGAAGAGTTTCGACCGTTGCGCCTGCAAAACGGTCTTTATGTCCAGCGTTTCGCGCCGATGCTGCGCGTTGCCGTGCCTTACGGCCAACTGACGTCGCGCCAGACGCGCATGATGGCCAAGATAGCCCGGGATTATGACAAGGGCTATGCGCATATCAGTACCCGCCAGAACGTACAGTTCAACTGGCCAGCCCTGGAAGACGTGCCGGATATTCTGGCCGAACTGGCTACCGTGCAGATGCACGCCATCCAGACCAGCGGCAACTGCCTGCGCAACGTGACCACCGACCAGTTCGCCGGCGTTGCCGCCGACGAAGTGATCGACCCGCGCCCATGGTGTGAAATCGTTCGCCAGTGGACCACCTTCCACCCGGAATTCGCCTACCTGCCGCGCAAGTTCAAGATTGCGATCAACGGCTCGAAAAGCGACCGCGCCGCCATTGAAGTGCACGATATCGGCCTGGAGCCGGTATACAACGCTGCTGGCGAGCTGGGTTTCCGCGTGCTTGTCGGCGGTGGCCTTGGTCGTACTCCGGTGGTGGGTGCCTTCATCAACGAATTCCTGCCATGGCAGGATCTGTTGAGCTACCTGGACGCCATCCTGCGGGTCTACAACCGCTACGGTCGTCGCGACAACAAGTACAAGGCCCGGATCAAGATTCTGGTCAAGGCTCTCACGCCTGAAGTCTTCGCCCAGAAGGTCGACGCCGAAATGGCTCACCTGCGTGGCGGCCAGACCACTCTGACCGAAGCCGAAGTGCAGCGCGTTGCCAAGCACTTCGTCGATCCGCAGTACAAGGCGCTCAGCGACCAGCACGACGAGTTGGCTGCCCTGGACGCTCAACACCCGGGCTTCGCCCGCTGGCGTACCCGCAATGTCCTGGCCCATAAAAAGCCGGGCTACGTTGCCGTGACCCTGTCGCTCAAGCCAACCGGCGTTGCTCCTGGCGACCTGACCGACAAACAGCTGGACGCCGTTGCCGACCTGGCTGACCGCTACAGCTTCGGCCAACTGCGCACCTCTCACGAGCAGAACATCATTCTGGCCGACGTCGAGCAATCGGAGTTGTTCACTCTCTGGAACGAACTGCGTGAAGGCGGCTTCGCCACACCGAACATCGGCCTGCTGACCGACATCATCTGCTGCCCTGGCGGTGATTTCTGCTCACTGGCCAACGCCAAGTCGATCCCGATCGCCGAATCCATCCAGCGCCGCTTCGATGACCTGGACTACCTGTTCGATATCGGCGAACTGGACCTGAACATTTCCGGCTGCATGAACGCCTGTGGCCACCACCACGTCGGTCATATCGGCATTCTGGGCGTGGACAAGAAAGGCGAAGAGTTCTATCAGGTTTCCCTCGGCGGCAGTGCCAGCCGTGATGCAAGCCTGGGCAAGATCCTCGGCCCGTCCTTCGCTCAGGACGTGATGCCGGACGTGATCGAGAAGCTGATTGACGTCTACGTCGAGAAACGCACCGAAGACGAACGCTTCATCGACACCTATCAGCGTATTGGCATTGACCCTTTCAAGGAGCGCGTCTATGCAGCGAATCATTAA
- a CDS encoding ABC transporter substrate-binding protein: MNGFICRCLIILASTWSGSLLAASVVFLSPGFADDGYWQSYARVMQSAAEGTGMSLKVLYTDRDTRKLLSMAREALQGNGERPDYLVFSNELNVAPQVLRLSEGSGVKLLAVNNTLTEDQVRILGDLPTRYPNFLGSLIGNDEEGGYLTAKRLISLYPGLNTGKPIEMLAFSGTNSTPVSLERERGMRRALTEFPQVHLRQIVLGGWRRDRAQEQARVLLKRYPDIRLIWSANEQMAFGAIDALRERGGEPGKDILFSAINGTKISLQAQLSGHLSVVATGHFTIGGWAMLLLNDYEMADAKTRKRIGDRCVRVLELVERHDAMRFLEAAKVERYYLDKQAFSREPLGDDSPFALKNMLPLVHPEAK, from the coding sequence ATGAATGGTTTTATCTGTCGCTGCCTGATCATTCTTGCCAGCACATGGAGCGGTTCGCTTCTGGCCGCTTCAGTCGTTTTTCTAAGCCCGGGCTTTGCGGACGATGGCTACTGGCAAAGCTATGCCCGTGTCATGCAGTCGGCTGCCGAAGGAACCGGCATGTCGCTCAAGGTGTTGTACACCGATCGCGATACCCGGAAATTGCTGTCCATGGCGCGAGAAGCGCTGCAGGGCAATGGCGAACGTCCCGACTATCTGGTGTTTTCCAATGAGCTGAACGTGGCACCTCAGGTGTTGCGTCTTTCCGAGGGCAGTGGCGTCAAGCTGCTGGCCGTCAACAACACGCTGACCGAGGATCAGGTCCGGATTCTCGGTGATCTTCCTACGCGATACCCCAATTTCCTTGGCAGCCTGATCGGTAATGACGAGGAGGGCGGCTATCTGACGGCAAAGCGGCTGATCAGCCTTTATCCCGGGCTCAACACGGGTAAGCCCATCGAGATGCTGGCGTTTTCCGGAACCAACTCCACGCCGGTTTCCCTGGAGCGAGAGCGCGGAATGCGCCGTGCGCTTACCGAGTTTCCTCAGGTTCATCTGCGCCAGATCGTGCTGGGTGGCTGGCGTCGGGACCGGGCGCAGGAACAGGCGCGTGTATTGCTCAAGCGTTACCCGGATATTCGCCTGATCTGGTCTGCCAACGAGCAGATGGCTTTCGGTGCCATCGACGCCTTGCGCGAGCGTGGCGGGGAGCCGGGCAAGGACATCCTTTTCAGTGCCATTAACGGCACGAAGATTTCATTGCAGGCACAGTTGAGTGGTCATCTGAGCGTGGTAGCGACAGGGCATTTCACCATTGGCGGCTGGGCGATGCTTCTGTTGAATGACTATGAGATGGCTGACGCAAAGACCCGCAAGCGAATCGGCGACCGTTGTGTCCGCGTGCTGGAGCTGGTCGAGCGACATGATGCCATGCGTTTTCTGGAGGCGGCGAAAGTCGAGCGCTACTACCTGGACAAACAGGCATTCAGTCGTGAGCCGCTGGGCGATGATTCGCCGTTTGCCCTGAAAAACATGCTGCCGCTGGTTCATCCCGAGGCGAAATAA
- a CDS encoding DUF2970 domain-containing protein has translation MGDPSDDSPKDQGKPPTFWQMLHSIMAAAFGVQSNRNRQRDFTHGKPAHFLLLGLLFTVFFALTLFGIVQLVLYFASG, from the coding sequence ATGGGCGATCCATCCGATGACTCGCCAAAAGACCAGGGCAAACCGCCAACCTTCTGGCAAATGCTGCACAGCATCATGGCGGCAGCCTTTGGCGTGCAAAGCAACAGGAATCGCCAGCGCGACTTCACCCACGGCAAGCCGGCCCACTTCCTGCTGCTGGGCCTGCTGTTTACGGTTTTCTTCGCCCTGACCCTGTTCGGTATCGTGCAACTGGTGCTTTATTTCGCCTCGGGATGA